The following are encoded together in the Scytonema millei VB511283 genome:
- the rph gene encoding ribonuclease PH translates to MTWERLDNRLANQLRPISFTRGFTRFATGSVLAQCGDTQVLCNVSIQPGVPRFLEGSGKGWLTAEYRMLPTATHQRQERETYRLSGRTQEIQRLIGRSLRAGLDLEALGERTVTVDADVLQADAGTRTTAITGGFVALADAIAKLLERGDLTRSPIRHQIAAVSVGLLEGVPFLDLNYQEDVAADIDFNVVMNDQLEIIELQGTAEAGSFSRAQLDRIMDLAELGIKDLLAAQRQALGDFTF, encoded by the coding sequence ATGACCTGGGAGCGTTTGGATAATCGGTTAGCAAATCAACTGCGTCCTATCAGTTTTACACGGGGTTTTACTCGTTTTGCCACTGGCTCTGTTTTAGCTCAGTGCGGCGATACTCAGGTGTTGTGTAACGTATCAATTCAGCCTGGAGTCCCCAGATTTCTAGAAGGTTCGGGCAAGGGTTGGCTGACGGCTGAATACAGAATGCTTCCCACCGCTACCCACCAACGCCAAGAACGAGAAACCTACAGGCTCTCTGGACGAACGCAGGAGATTCAAAGGTTAATCGGACGCAGCTTGAGAGCCGGACTCGATTTAGAAGCATTGGGAGAGCGTACAGTCACCGTAGATGCTGACGTATTGCAGGCGGATGCAGGTACGAGAACCACAGCAATTACAGGTGGGTTTGTGGCGCTTGCCGATGCGATCGCCAAGCTTTTAGAACGGGGAGATCTGACGCGATCGCCCATCCGTCACCAAATCGCCGCCGTCTCTGTAGGTTTGCTCGAAGGTGTGCCATTTCTAGATCTCAACTACCAAGAAGATGTCGCCGCCGATATCGATTTCAACGTGGTCATGAACGACCAACTAGAGATTATCGAACTTCAGGGAACCGCCGAAGCAGGTAGTTTCAGCCGCGCTCAATTGGATCGAATTATGGATTTGGCAGAACTTGGGATTAAAGATTTACTAGCAGCACAACGTCAAGCCTTGGGGGATTTTACTTTCTAG
- a CDS encoding P-loop NTPase family protein: MIAQLETPTVHSPCQPPYIVEGLVQVFTCSRRSFLTSVMAQALRVSGQGTPALIVQFLKGGINQGHCHPVKLGQNLDWIRCNLPRCIDTPQLDESENRSLQELWQHTRQVVSQGQYSLVVLDELSVAVEFGLIPLTEVLDFIQNRPKHVDVILTGSNMPQPVLDAADQITEVRRSHQM; encoded by the coding sequence ATGATTGCCCAGCTAGAAACCCCAACGGTTCATTCTCCTTGCCAACCACCATACATAGTTGAAGGATTAGTACAGGTCTTTACTTGCTCTCGTCGTAGCTTTTTGACAAGCGTGATGGCACAGGCTTTAAGGGTTTCCGGTCAAGGGACTCCAGCGCTCATCGTCCAATTTCTCAAAGGTGGGATAAATCAGGGTCATTGTCATCCAGTTAAGTTAGGGCAAAACCTGGATTGGATTCGCTGCAATCTTCCCCGTTGCATTGACACGCCACAATTAGACGAATCCGAAAACCGTTCTTTACAAGAACTGTGGCAGCATACGCGCCAGGTTGTTTCTCAAGGGCAGTACTCATTAGTAGTATTGGATGAATTGAGCGTAGCTGTTGAATTTGGCTTAATTCCTCTAACAGAAGTCTTAGATTTTATTCAAAATCGCCCCAAGCATGTAGATGTAATTCTGACCGGATCGAATATGCCTCAACCCGTACTTGATGCGGCAGATCAGATTACAGAAGTACGGCGCAGCCATCAGATGTAA
- the glyS gene encoding glycine--tRNA ligase subunit beta, giving the protein MPNFLLEVGTEELPASFVDSAIAQWRSRIPQSLGDNNLTAEAIEIYGTPRRLALLIKGLPAQQPDRDEEIKGPPAQAAFKDGKPTKAAEGFAKKQGVELDALEIRPTDKGEFVFVRVSYPGRPVAEILTQLVPEWIFGLEGKRFMRWGDGDLKFSRPIVWLVALLDTEVLPIQIENSSEIVKSDRISWGHRVLHPESISIPQATDYVSCLRSAFVDVDVEQRKAKIQEQVKAIAQQLNGSVTIYPELLQEVTNLVEWSTAVVGKFDSEFLNLPPEVITTVMVSHQRYFPVFQVGAHSRAPLLPNFITISNGDPAKSDIIAAGNERVIRARLADGQFFYKTDLAKPLESYLLQLEKVTFQEDLGSVGDKVGRIISIAQQINEQLHLSQQERHQIERAASLCKADLVTQMVFEFPELQGVMGQKYAIASGESETVATAIFEHYLPRNAGDRLPESLAGQIVGIADRLDTIVSIFGLGMLPTGSSDPFALRRAANAIVSITWSANLPINLYQLLEQTARDFIKTYAKTSIETLNASLQEFFIQRIRTLLQEERSIDYDLVNAVLGESDAEYRLRALQDLLDVRDRALFLQSIRNNGTLDKIYETVNRSTRLAAQGDLDFTQLQPENLVKPKLFQKSSEQAFYEALLQLVPQTQAARDSRNYQQLVDALIQIAPTVSNFFDGEQSVLVMDADPEIRRNRLNLLGLLRNHARMLANFGEIVKN; this is encoded by the coding sequence ATGCCTAATTTTCTATTAGAAGTCGGAACAGAAGAACTCCCAGCCAGTTTTGTCGATAGCGCGATCGCGCAATGGCGATCGCGTATTCCCCAAAGTCTGGGCGATAACAATCTTACGGCAGAAGCGATCGAAATCTACGGTACTCCCCGCCGCCTCGCCCTATTAATTAAAGGTCTACCAGCACAACAACCCGACCGAGACGAGGAAATTAAAGGACCCCCCGCGCAAGCTGCATTCAAAGACGGAAAACCAACTAAAGCCGCTGAAGGCTTTGCCAAAAAACAAGGGGTAGAATTAGATGCTTTAGAAATTCGTCCTACGGATAAAGGCGAGTTTGTTTTTGTCCGCGTCTCTTATCCAGGTCGTCCTGTCGCAGAAATCTTGACTCAACTCGTACCTGAGTGGATATTTGGGTTAGAAGGGAAGCGGTTTATGCGTTGGGGAGACGGCGATTTAAAGTTTTCCCGTCCGATTGTGTGGTTAGTTGCTTTATTAGATACAGAAGTCTTACCAATTCAAATTGAAAATAGTTCCGAGATCGTTAAAAGCGATCGCATTTCGTGGGGACACCGCGTTTTACATCCAGAATCAATATCCATTCCTCAAGCCACTGATTATGTCTCTTGCTTGCGTTCTGCTTTTGTTGATGTTGATGTCGAACAACGCAAAGCAAAAATTCAAGAACAAGTCAAGGCGATCGCGCAACAACTCAATGGTAGTGTTACGATCTATCCCGAATTATTACAAGAAGTCACCAATTTAGTTGAGTGGTCTACGGCTGTAGTCGGAAAATTCGATTCAGAATTTTTAAACTTACCTCCAGAAGTCATTACTACGGTAATGGTAAGCCACCAACGTTATTTTCCTGTATTTCAGGTAGGGGCGCACAGCCGTGCGCCTCTACTACCCAATTTCATTACTATTTCCAATGGCGATCCTGCTAAATCAGATATTATTGCCGCAGGTAACGAACGAGTGATTCGCGCTAGGTTAGCTGACGGACAATTTTTCTATAAAACTGACTTGGCAAAACCTTTAGAAAGCTATTTACTCCAACTGGAAAAAGTTACATTTCAAGAAGATTTAGGCTCAGTTGGTGACAAAGTTGGACGCATTATTAGTATTGCGCAACAAATTAACGAACAGTTGCACTTAAGCCAGCAAGAACGCCACCAAATCGAACGCGCTGCTAGCTTGTGTAAAGCGGATTTAGTTACCCAAATGGTATTTGAATTTCCAGAATTGCAAGGCGTAATGGGACAAAAATATGCTATTGCAAGTGGTGAATCGGAAACCGTAGCTACAGCTATCTTTGAACATTATTTACCGCGAAATGCAGGCGATCGCCTACCGGAATCTTTAGCGGGACAAATTGTCGGAATTGCCGATCGACTTGATACCATAGTTAGCATTTTCGGTTTGGGAATGTTGCCTACAGGTTCCTCCGATCCCTTTGCGCTGCGCCGTGCGGCAAATGCGATCGTTTCTATTACCTGGTCGGCTAATTTACCGATTAATCTCTACCAATTATTAGAGCAAACGGCAAGAGATTTTATTAAAACTTATGCCAAAACTAGTATAGAGACATTAAACGCATCTCTACAAGAATTTTTCATTCAAAGAATTCGCACGCTATTACAAGAAGAACGAAGTATCGACTACGATTTAGTCAATGCTGTACTAGGAGAAAGTGATGCTGAATACAGATTACGAGCATTACAAGACTTATTAGATGTACGCGATCGCGCTCTTTTCTTACAGTCGATTCGTAATAACGGCACTTTAGACAAAATCTACGAAACAGTCAACCGTTCTACTCGTCTCGCGGCTCAAGGAGATTTAGATTTCACGCAGTTGCAGCCAGAAAATTTAGTCAAACCAAAACTTTTTCAAAAATCGTCCGAGCAAGCTTTCTATGAGGCACTATTGCAACTCGTTCCGCAAACCCAAGCTGCTAGAGACTCGCGGAACTATCAACAATTAGTAGATGCTTTAATTCAAATTGCTCCCACTGTCAGCAATTTCTTTGACGGAGAACAAAGCGTTTTAGTCATGGATGCCGATCCAGAAATTAGACGCAATCGCTTGAATCTACTCGGTTTACTTCGCAATCATGCTCGCATGTTGGCAAATTTTGGCGAAATTGTGAAGAACTAA
- the bchB gene encoding ferredoxin:protochlorophyllide reductase (ATP-dependent) subunit B, translating into MKLAYWMYAGPAHIGTLRVASSFKNVHAIMHAPLGDDYFNVMRSMLERERNFTPVTASIVDRHVLARGSQEKVVDNITRKDAEEHPDLIVLTPTCTSSILQEDLQNFVERASLEAKADVLLADVNHYRVNELQAADRTLDQIVRYYIEKARKRGELPTAKTEKPSVNIIGVSTLGFHNQHDCTELKRLMTDLGIEVNAVIPEGASVHELKNLPRAWFNLVPYRELGLLTANYLEQEFGIPYVDITPMGVVETARCLRKIQQIINAQGAGVDYEEYINNQTLYVSQAAWFSRSIDCQNLTGKKAVVFGDNTHAAAITKILAREMGIHVVWAGTYCKYDADWFREQVSEYCDEVIITDDHGAIGDAIARVEPSAIFGTQMERHVGKRLDIPCGVIAAPIHIQNFPIGYKPFMGYEGTNQIADLVYNSFTLGMEDHLLEIFGGHDTKEVITKGISADTDLAWTRDAQAELNKIPGFVRGKVKRNTEKFARDRNFTEITVEVMYAAKESVGA; encoded by the coding sequence ATGAAATTGGCTTACTGGATGTATGCTGGTCCAGCTCACATTGGAACCTTACGTGTTGCCAGCTCGTTTAAAAACGTCCACGCAATCATGCACGCGCCTCTAGGCGATGACTACTTCAACGTCATGCGATCGATGTTGGAGCGAGAAAGAAATTTTACCCCAGTCACAGCTAGCATTGTCGATAGACACGTTCTTGCCCGTGGTTCTCAGGAGAAGGTAGTAGATAATATTACCCGTAAGGATGCGGAAGAACATCCAGACCTAATCGTACTGACTCCTACCTGTACCTCTAGCATTTTACAAGAAGACCTGCAAAACTTTGTCGAGAGAGCATCGTTAGAAGCAAAAGCTGACGTACTACTGGCGGATGTCAACCACTACCGCGTCAACGAACTACAAGCGGCCGATCGCACTTTAGATCAAATTGTCCGCTACTACATCGAAAAGGCACGCAAAAGAGGCGAACTACCCACAGCTAAAACCGAAAAGCCTTCGGTCAATATCATCGGTGTTTCTACTCTCGGCTTTCACAACCAACACGACTGCACTGAGTTGAAGCGGTTGATGACTGATTTAGGAATTGAGGTAAATGCTGTCATTCCTGAAGGTGCTTCCGTTCACGAATTGAAAAACTTACCCCGTGCGTGGTTTAATCTCGTCCCCTATCGCGAACTCGGCTTACTGACAGCAAATTACTTAGAGCAAGAATTCGGCATACCCTATGTCGATATTACACCGATGGGTGTAGTCGAGACTGCTCGTTGTCTACGTAAAATCCAGCAGATTATTAACGCTCAAGGTGCTGGTGTTGACTACGAAGAGTACATTAACAACCAAACTCTCTACGTATCTCAAGCCGCTTGGTTCTCGCGTTCGATTGACTGCCAAAACTTGACGGGTAAAAAAGCTGTCGTATTTGGCGACAACACCCACGCCGCCGCCATTACCAAAATTCTTGCACGGGAAATGGGGATTCACGTTGTTTGGGCTGGAACTTATTGCAAATATGATGCTGACTGGTTCCGCGAACAGGTAAGCGAATATTGCGATGAAGTGATTATTACAGACGATCACGGCGCAATTGGAGATGCGATCGCCCGTGTCGAACCTTCTGCTATATTTGGGACTCAGATGGAACGTCACGTCGGTAAGCGTTTAGATATCCCCTGCGGCGTAATTGCTGCACCAATCCACATTCAAAACTTTCCCATTGGCTACAAGCCTTTTATGGGTTACGAAGGCACGAATCAAATTGCCGATTTGGTGTATAATTCGTTTACCTTGGGTATGGAAGATCACCTGTTAGAAATCTTTGGCGGACACGACACCAAGGAAGTCATTACCAAGGGAATATCTGCCGATACCGATTTAGCTTGGACGAGAGATGCTCAAGCAGAACTGAATAAAATTCCTGGCTTCGTGCGCGGTAAAGTCAAGCGAAATACAGAAAAATTTGCCCGCGATCGCAATTTTACCGAAATCACTGTAGAAGTGATGTACGCTGCCAAAGAATCTGTCGGTGCTTAA
- a CDS encoding Uma2 family endonuclease yields the protein MNEPIALNLSAVIQLTDEQFYTLAVSQPDRIKLERNSNGEIIVLTPHGAETSNRNGRLLAQLFVWTDQNEDLGLAFDSDTQFKLPNGANRSPDAAWVRREAWDALSDKERQVFPSLCPDFVVELRSPSARLKPLQDKMQEYMDNGARLGWLINRQDRQVEIYRAGQPKQVLNFPQNLSGEDVLPGFVLDLTKIW from the coding sequence ATGAACGAACCAATTGCACTTAATCTCAGCGCGGTGATTCAATTAACCGACGAACAATTTTACACCCTGGCTGTATCCCAGCCAGACCGCATCAAATTAGAAAGAAACTCTAATGGAGAAATTATCGTTTTGACACCGCATGGAGCAGAGACGAGCAATCGCAACGGAAGGCTGCTAGCCCAATTATTTGTATGGACGGACCAGAACGAAGATTTGGGGTTGGCATTTGACTCGGATACCCAATTCAAACTACCAAACGGCGCTAACCGCTCTCCTGATGCGGCGTGGGTGAGGCGAGAAGCTTGGGATGCGTTGTCGGATAAGGAGCGACAAGTATTCCCATCCCTATGTCCAGATTTTGTCGTTGAATTGCGTTCCCCTTCAGCTCGCCTCAAACCACTGCAAGACAAGATGCAAGAATATATGGACAATGGAGCTAGGTTGGGGTGGTTAATTAATAGACAGGATCGGCAAGTAGAAATCTATCGTGCGGGACAACCCAAACAAGTACTCAACTTTCCACAAAATTTGTCTGGAGAAGATGTATTGCCAGGATTTGTCTTGGACTTGACCAAGATCTGGTAG
- a CDS encoding CheR family methyltransferase, which translates to MKPPQLDRDFEALLDYLKHNQGCDLTGYKRPTLMRRFSCRMQQLHIDRYQDYLQYLQSHSQEWIELLDSILINVTSFFRDREAWDYLASEIVPKIIASKQPDEPIRVWSAGCASGQEVYSLLILFAEALGIESCLQRVQLYATDVDKVALQQARQAVYLANEVKGLAPDLLEKYFEPTEQGYAFDRRLRRKVICGRHNLAEDAPMSKIDLLACRNTLMYFNSDIQASVLVRFHFALKNNGFLFLGKHETLTAQRPIFTLVNIKHRIYAKGLHLELGDCLSINPKSRPKETSDSSVSQLCFWRAAFETSPFAQLSVDLNNRLVAANEQANFLFRLTLDDANLPFSELAPGKLVSSHITIGKFYCDRHPVNLKNMKQTTSEGTKYLDIFIVPVFSTNNNNLLGVNLTFIDVSDRQQLVEKLEYKSLELARVLETCQETKTALDTTRIELDETQKELEALHQEIQFLERDMQLRN; encoded by the coding sequence ATGAAGCCCCCTCAACTCGATCGAGATTTTGAAGCGTTATTAGACTACCTCAAACATAACCAAGGTTGTGACTTGACGGGCTACAAACGCCCTACCTTAATGCGGCGTTTCTCTTGCCGAATGCAGCAGCTGCACATCGATCGCTATCAAGACTACTTACAGTATTTGCAAAGTCATTCTCAAGAGTGGATTGAGCTTTTAGACTCCATACTCATTAACGTTACTAGTTTCTTTCGCGATCGCGAAGCTTGGGATTATCTAGCCAGCGAGATCGTGCCTAAAATTATTGCTAGCAAACAGCCTGACGAACCGATTCGCGTTTGGAGTGCGGGCTGTGCTTCTGGGCAAGAAGTTTACAGCTTACTCATTTTGTTTGCAGAAGCTTTGGGAATTGAGTCGTGTTTGCAGCGAGTTCAACTCTATGCTACTGATGTGGATAAAGTTGCCCTTCAACAAGCACGGCAAGCGGTCTATCTCGCAAATGAAGTGAAAGGACTTGCTCCAGATTTGCTTGAGAAATACTTTGAGCCAACCGAGCAAGGCTATGCTTTCGATCGCAGACTTCGCCGCAAGGTCATCTGCGGTCGCCATAACCTAGCTGAAGATGCACCGATGTCCAAAATCGATTTGCTGGCGTGCCGTAATACCCTCATGTATTTCAATTCAGATATCCAAGCAAGCGTTCTGGTTCGCTTTCATTTTGCGCTAAAAAACAACGGCTTTCTCTTTCTAGGTAAGCATGAAACACTGACTGCTCAAAGACCGATTTTCACGCTAGTAAACATAAAGCATCGCATTTATGCGAAAGGACTACATTTGGAGTTAGGCGATTGCCTCTCAATCAATCCTAAGTCGCGCCCAAAAGAAACCAGCGATTCATCGGTCTCCCAACTGTGCTTTTGGCGAGCCGCATTTGAGACAAGTCCTTTTGCTCAGCTATCGGTCGATTTGAATAATCGTTTGGTTGCTGCCAACGAACAGGCAAACTTTTTATTTAGATTAACGCTCGACGATGCCAACCTTCCTTTTTCAGAACTTGCACCTGGGAAATTAGTGAGTTCCCATATTACAATTGGCAAATTCTACTGCGATCGCCATCCAGTTAATTTGAAAAATATGAAGCAGACAACTTCAGAAGGAACAAAATATCTCGATATTTTTATCGTACCCGTCTTCAGTACAAATAATAATAATTTGCTGGGAGTTAACTTGACGTTCATCGATGTTAGCGATCGCCAACAGCTCGTAGAAAAACTGGAATACAAATCTTTGGAATTAGCCAGAGTTTTGGAAACCTGCCAGGAAACAAAAACGGCACTTGATACAACTCGCATCGAGCTTGACGAGACTCAAAAAGAATTAGAAGCCTTACATCAAGAAATACAATTTCTCGAAAGAGATATGCAACTTAGAAATTGA